The proteins below are encoded in one region of Coffea arabica cultivar ET-39 chromosome 4c, Coffea Arabica ET-39 HiFi, whole genome shotgun sequence:
- the LOC140005242 gene encoding uncharacterized protein isoform X1 yields the protein MILPLDLKDFQEKLSIKLRPWQRSFEFWARTIDIYTGYKVFQLKVCFEKDVKKQEAMWERQHELAADKIYNMCADLGGFFLKVAQIVGKPDLAPAAWVRRLVTLCDQAPATPYNVIKAELEKELSQSVDELFDTFDANPLGSASIAQVHRVRLRGDKNDVVVKVQHPGVQHLMMTDIHNLQAFALFIQKTDIKFDLYSITKEMEKQIGYEFNFLREADAMERIRNFLYANNKKSPVSVPRVVRNLVTRKVLVMECINGIPIMKLGDEIAKRGINPAGKVAAAAKQNILKSLTLAYGQMILKSGFFHADPHPGNILICRGSEVALLDYGQVKDLPDQLRLGYANLILAIADKDPLRAIESFRELGIITLTKCEDEQNEMLKLATTMFDTKLPPGVMMLQPFSEDSSIKRISVEAFPEELFSVLRTVHLLRGLSVGMGINYSCAEQWRPIAEEALCRAGRLPDKNSRRGRRRGYLRRIFRRQ from the exons ATGATTTTGCCGCTCGATTTGAAAGATTTCCAGGAAAAGCTCTCCATAAAGTTGAGACCTTGGCAGCGTTCTTTTGAGTTCTGGGCTCGAACTATTGACATCTACACTGGCTATAAG GTGTTTCAACTTAAAGTGTGCTTTGAGAAGGATGTGAAAAAGCAGGAGGCAATGTGGGAGAGGCAGCATGAGCTTGCTGCTGACAAGATTTATAATATGTGTGCTGATCTTGGTGGGTTTTTTCTAAAG GTTGCACAAATAGTTGGGAAACCTGACTTGGCACCAGCTGCATGGGTGAGAAGACTGGTCACACTGTGTGATCAAGCTCCAGCTACGCCGTACAATGTGATCAAAGCTGAGCTGGAGAAGGAGCTTAGTCAAAGTgttgacgagttgtttgacaCATTTGATGCCAATCCTCTTGGTTCAGCTTCAATTGCTCAG GTTCATCGAGTACGGCTAAGGGGTGACAAGAATGATGTTGTTGTCAAG GTGCAACACCCTGGGGTTCAGCATTTGATGATGACAGACATCCACAACTTGCAAGCTTTTGCTTTGTTTATACAGAAGACAGATATCAAATTTGATCTATATTCTATAACCAAGGAGATGGAGAAACAG ATTGGATATGAGTTCAACTTCTTGAGAGAGGCTGATGCTATGGAAAGAATTCGCAATTTCTTATATGCAAACAACAAAAAGAGCCCTGTTTCGGTGCCTCGCGTGGTGCGGAATTTGGTCACTAG GAAGGTTTTGGTAATGGAATGTATTAATGGAATCCCCATTATGAAACTTGGAGATGAGATAGCGAAAAGAGGCATTAATCCTGCTGGTAAggtagcagcagcagcaaagCA GAATATCCTGAAAAGTTTGACACTTGCATATGGACAGATGATTCTGAAGAGTGGTTTCTTTCATGCTGATCCTCATCCAGGAAATATTCTGATATGTCGAGGTTCAGAG GTTGCTTTACTTGATTATGGGCAAGTGAAGGATCTCCCTGATCAGCTGAGGCTTGGATATGCTAATCTAATTCTTGCAATTGCGGATAAGGATCCTTTAAGGGCAATAGAGAGCTTCAG GGAGCTTGGAATAATTACCTTGACGAAGTGTGAGGATGAGCAGAACGAAATGCTTAAATTGGCAACGACAATGTTTGATACAAAACTACCTCCTGGAGTCATGATGTTGCAGCCTTTTTCAGAAGATTCTTCAATAAAAAGAATTTCTGTGGAG GCTTTTCCAGAAGAACTGTTTTCTGTTCTTCGTACTGTGCATCTATTGAGGGGGCTCAGTGTCGGTATGGGAATTAATTATTCATGTGCTGAGCAGTGGAGACCTATTGCTGAAGAAGCTCTGTGTCGTGCGGGCAGGCTACCAG ATAAAAATTCAAGACGAGGACGTAGACGCGGGTACCTCAGAAGGATATTTCGGAGACAGTAA
- the LOC140005242 gene encoding protein ACTIVITY OF BC1 COMPLEX KINASE 8, chloroplastic-like isoform X2, whose amino-acid sequence MSLLLTRFIICVLILVAQIVGKPDLAPAAWVRRLVTLCDQAPATPYNVIKAELEKELSQSVDELFDTFDANPLGSASIAQVHRVRLRGDKNDVVVKVQHPGVQHLMMTDIHNLQAFALFIQKTDIKFDLYSITKEMEKQIGYEFNFLREADAMERIRNFLYANNKKSPVSVPRVVRNLVTRKVLVMECINGIPIMKLGDEIAKRGINPAGKVAAAAKQNILKSLTLAYGQMILKSGFFHADPHPGNILICRGSEVALLDYGQVKDLPDQLRLGYANLILAIADKDPLRAIESFRELGIITLTKCEDEQNEMLKLATTMFDTKLPPGVMMLQPFSEDSSIKRISVEAFPEELFSVLRTVHLLRGLSVGMGINYSCAEQWRPIAEEALCRAGRLPDKNSRRGRRRGYLRRIFRRQ is encoded by the exons ATGAGCTTGCTGCTGACAAGATTTATAATATGTGTGCTGATCTTG GTTGCACAAATAGTTGGGAAACCTGACTTGGCACCAGCTGCATGGGTGAGAAGACTGGTCACACTGTGTGATCAAGCTCCAGCTACGCCGTACAATGTGATCAAAGCTGAGCTGGAGAAGGAGCTTAGTCAAAGTgttgacgagttgtttgacaCATTTGATGCCAATCCTCTTGGTTCAGCTTCAATTGCTCAG GTTCATCGAGTACGGCTAAGGGGTGACAAGAATGATGTTGTTGTCAAG GTGCAACACCCTGGGGTTCAGCATTTGATGATGACAGACATCCACAACTTGCAAGCTTTTGCTTTGTTTATACAGAAGACAGATATCAAATTTGATCTATATTCTATAACCAAGGAGATGGAGAAACAG ATTGGATATGAGTTCAACTTCTTGAGAGAGGCTGATGCTATGGAAAGAATTCGCAATTTCTTATATGCAAACAACAAAAAGAGCCCTGTTTCGGTGCCTCGCGTGGTGCGGAATTTGGTCACTAG GAAGGTTTTGGTAATGGAATGTATTAATGGAATCCCCATTATGAAACTTGGAGATGAGATAGCGAAAAGAGGCATTAATCCTGCTGGTAAggtagcagcagcagcaaagCA GAATATCCTGAAAAGTTTGACACTTGCATATGGACAGATGATTCTGAAGAGTGGTTTCTTTCATGCTGATCCTCATCCAGGAAATATTCTGATATGTCGAGGTTCAGAG GTTGCTTTACTTGATTATGGGCAAGTGAAGGATCTCCCTGATCAGCTGAGGCTTGGATATGCTAATCTAATTCTTGCAATTGCGGATAAGGATCCTTTAAGGGCAATAGAGAGCTTCAG GGAGCTTGGAATAATTACCTTGACGAAGTGTGAGGATGAGCAGAACGAAATGCTTAAATTGGCAACGACAATGTTTGATACAAAACTACCTCCTGGAGTCATGATGTTGCAGCCTTTTTCAGAAGATTCTTCAATAAAAAGAATTTCTGTGGAG GCTTTTCCAGAAGAACTGTTTTCTGTTCTTCGTACTGTGCATCTATTGAGGGGGCTCAGTGTCGGTATGGGAATTAATTATTCATGTGCTGAGCAGTGGAGACCTATTGCTGAAGAAGCTCTGTGTCGTGCGGGCAGGCTACCAG ATAAAAATTCAAGACGAGGACGTAGACGCGGGTACCTCAGAAGGATATTTCGGAGACAGTAA
- the LOC140005242 gene encoding uncharacterized protein isoform X3, which translates to MILPLDLKDFQEKLSIKLRPWQRSFEFWARTIDIYTGYKVFQLKVCFEKDVKKQEAMWERQHELAADKIYNMCADLGGFFLKVAQIVGKPDLAPAAWVRRLVTLCDQAPATPYNVIKAELEKELSQSVDELFDTFDANPLGSASIAQVHRVRLRGDKNDVVVKVQHPGVQHLMMTDIHNLQAFALFIQKTDIKFDLYSITKEMEKQIGYEFNFLREADAMERIRNFLYANNKKSPVSVPRVVRNLVTRKVLVMECINGIPIMKLGDEIAKRGINPAGKVAAAAKQNILKSLTLAYGQMILKSGFFHADPHPGNILICRGSEVALLDYGQVKDLPDQLRLGYANLILAIADKDPLRAIESFRCYYPL; encoded by the exons ATGATTTTGCCGCTCGATTTGAAAGATTTCCAGGAAAAGCTCTCCATAAAGTTGAGACCTTGGCAGCGTTCTTTTGAGTTCTGGGCTCGAACTATTGACATCTACACTGGCTATAAG GTGTTTCAACTTAAAGTGTGCTTTGAGAAGGATGTGAAAAAGCAGGAGGCAATGTGGGAGAGGCAGCATGAGCTTGCTGCTGACAAGATTTATAATATGTGTGCTGATCTTGGTGGGTTTTTTCTAAAG GTTGCACAAATAGTTGGGAAACCTGACTTGGCACCAGCTGCATGGGTGAGAAGACTGGTCACACTGTGTGATCAAGCTCCAGCTACGCCGTACAATGTGATCAAAGCTGAGCTGGAGAAGGAGCTTAGTCAAAGTgttgacgagttgtttgacaCATTTGATGCCAATCCTCTTGGTTCAGCTTCAATTGCTCAG GTTCATCGAGTACGGCTAAGGGGTGACAAGAATGATGTTGTTGTCAAG GTGCAACACCCTGGGGTTCAGCATTTGATGATGACAGACATCCACAACTTGCAAGCTTTTGCTTTGTTTATACAGAAGACAGATATCAAATTTGATCTATATTCTATAACCAAGGAGATGGAGAAACAG ATTGGATATGAGTTCAACTTCTTGAGAGAGGCTGATGCTATGGAAAGAATTCGCAATTTCTTATATGCAAACAACAAAAAGAGCCCTGTTTCGGTGCCTCGCGTGGTGCGGAATTTGGTCACTAG GAAGGTTTTGGTAATGGAATGTATTAATGGAATCCCCATTATGAAACTTGGAGATGAGATAGCGAAAAGAGGCATTAATCCTGCTGGTAAggtagcagcagcagcaaagCA GAATATCCTGAAAAGTTTGACACTTGCATATGGACAGATGATTCTGAAGAGTGGTTTCTTTCATGCTGATCCTCATCCAGGAAATATTCTGATATGTCGAGGTTCAGAG GTTGCTTTACTTGATTATGGGCAAGTGAAGGATCTCCCTGATCAGCTGAGGCTTGGATATGCTAATCTAATTCTTGCAATTGCGGATAAGGATCCTTTAAGGGCAATAGAGAGCTTCAGGTGCTATTACCCTCTCTAA